The proteins below are encoded in one region of Rhizobacter sp.:
- a CDS encoding sulfoxide reductase heme-binding subunit YedZ: MPPGRSPWLHPAAKPLLFVVCALPFAWLLYGAFADTLGPNPAEALIRGTGDWTLRFLCITLAVTPLRVMTKQPALARFRRMLGLFAFFYAVLHFLSYGWLDMGFDLDAIVRDIPKRPFALVGFLALLLMVPLAATSFNRAIKALGAKRWQMLHKLVYAVVLLGLLHFFWMRASKNNLAEVGVYAVVIALLLGWRVVHALRRKKAG, encoded by the coding sequence ATGCCACCAGGTCGTTCCCCCTGGCTGCACCCTGCAGCCAAGCCGCTGCTGTTCGTCGTTTGCGCCCTGCCCTTCGCGTGGTTGCTCTATGGCGCGTTCGCCGACACGCTGGGCCCCAACCCGGCCGAGGCGCTGATCCGCGGCACCGGCGACTGGACGCTGCGCTTCCTGTGCATCACGCTCGCCGTCACGCCTTTGCGCGTGATGACGAAGCAGCCGGCGCTCGCACGCTTTCGCCGCATGCTCGGGCTCTTCGCCTTCTTCTACGCGGTGCTGCACTTCCTGTCGTATGGCTGGCTCGACATGGGCTTCGACCTCGACGCCATCGTGCGCGACATTCCCAAGCGCCCGTTTGCGCTCGTCGGCTTCCTCGCGCTGCTGCTGATGGTGCCGCTGGCCGCCACCTCGTTCAACCGCGCGATCAAGGCGCTGGGCGCGAAACGCTGGCAGATGCTGCACAAGCTCGTCTATGCCGTCGTGCTGCTCGGGCTCCTGCACTTCTTCTGGATGCGTGCGTCGAAGAACAACCTGGCCGAGGTCGGCGTCTACGCAGTGGTCATCGCGCTGCTGCTCGGCTGGCGCGTCGTGCACGCGTTGAGGCGCAAAAAAGCGGGCTGA
- the yihA gene encoding ribosome biogenesis GTP-binding protein YihA/YsxC, giving the protein MTEQNNSNPSVDAPEDAERAALAWTHTARFLTTASQLHQLPATELPEIAFVGRSNAGKSTAINTLTQQKRLAFASKTPGRTQHINLFELGPKTAPDALFADLPGYGYAAVAKDAKRRWQKVMADYLELRRSLTGVVLMVDSRLGFTDLDRQLLEFVASRVGNGSVKLLVLLTKADKLNRSEANEALEAAQAVLGEVSTDEADVSMSLFSALKKSGVGDAACVLHDWVHAA; this is encoded by the coding sequence ATGACCGAACAAAACAATTCCAACCCTTCGGTCGACGCACCCGAGGACGCCGAGCGCGCCGCCCTGGCCTGGACGCACACCGCGCGCTTCCTCACCACCGCAAGCCAGCTGCACCAGCTGCCCGCCACCGAGCTGCCCGAGATCGCTTTCGTCGGCCGCTCGAACGCCGGCAAATCGACGGCGATCAACACGCTCACGCAGCAGAAACGGCTCGCCTTCGCCTCCAAGACGCCGGGCCGCACGCAGCACATCAACCTCTTCGAGCTCGGCCCGAAAACGGCGCCCGACGCCTTGTTCGCCGACCTGCCGGGCTACGGTTACGCAGCCGTGGCCAAGGACGCCAAGCGGCGCTGGCAAAAGGTCATGGCCGACTACCTGGAGCTGCGCCGCAGCCTCACCGGCGTGGTGCTGATGGTCGATTCGCGCCTGGGTTTCACCGACCTCGACCGCCAGCTGCTGGAGTTCGTGGCCTCGCGGGTGGGCAACGGCTCGGTCAAGTTGCTGGTGCTCCTGACCAAGGCCGACAAGCTCAATCGAAGCGAGGCGAACGAGGCCCTGGAAGCGGCGCAGGCAGTGCTGGGCGAGGTGTCGACCGACGAGGCCGACGTGAGCATGTCGCTCTTCTCGGCGCTCAAGAAATCGGGCGTGGGCGATGCGGCCTGCGTTCTGCACGACTGGGTGCACGCCGCCTGA
- a CDS encoding carbohydrate ABC transporter permease: MTEFRSAYSATPGARLGRYGLYALLLLFAAYYLAPLYVMLATSFKPPDEMRESSLFALPRFLSWDTWRMTWSEVCISVNCGGMKPYFANSLAVVLPAVVISTLIGAINGYALTMWPFRGANLLFGLLLFSCFIPFQAVILPLAQLLGALGMGSSTGWGVMTAYIVYGLGFTTLFFRNYYVTLPRELVKAATIDGAGFFGVFWHILLPISAPIFVVTVIWQFTQIWNDFLFAATLTDGPGQTITVALNNLVKTSQATKRYDVDMAAAVITGLPTLVVYFLAGKYFVRGLTAGAVKG; the protein is encoded by the coding sequence ATGACTGAGTTCCGCTCGGCGTACTCGGCGACACCGGGCGCGCGTCTGGGGCGCTACGGCCTCTATGCGTTGCTGCTGCTCTTCGCCGCCTACTACCTGGCGCCGCTCTACGTGATGCTCGCCACCTCGTTCAAGCCGCCCGACGAAATGCGCGAGAGCTCGCTCTTCGCGTTGCCTCGCTTCCTGAGCTGGGACACCTGGCGCATGACCTGGAGCGAGGTCTGCATCAGCGTCAATTGCGGCGGCATGAAGCCCTACTTCGCCAACTCGCTCGCGGTGGTGCTGCCGGCGGTGGTGATCTCCACGCTCATCGGTGCCATCAACGGCTATGCGCTCACCATGTGGCCGTTCCGTGGCGCCAACCTGCTCTTCGGCCTCTTGCTCTTCAGCTGCTTCATTCCGTTCCAGGCGGTGATCCTGCCGCTGGCGCAACTGCTGGGCGCGCTGGGCATGGGCAGCAGCACCGGCTGGGGCGTGATGACGGCCTACATCGTCTACGGCCTCGGCTTCACCACGCTCTTCTTCCGCAACTACTACGTGACGCTGCCACGCGAGCTGGTGAAGGCCGCCACCATCGACGGCGCGGGCTTCTTCGGTGTGTTCTGGCACATCCTGCTGCCGATCTCGGCGCCCATCTTCGTGGTGACGGTGATCTGGCAGTTCACGCAGATCTGGAACGACTTCCTCTTCGCCGCCACGCTGACCGACGGGCCGGGCCAGACCATCACCGTCGCCCTCAACAACCTCGTGAAGACCTCGCAGGCCACCAAGCGATACGACGTCGACATGGCCGCGGCGGTCATCACCGGGCTGCCGACGCTGGTGGTCTATTTCCTGGCTGGCAAGTATTTCGTCCGCGGCCTGACCGCGGGCGCCGTGAAGGGTTGA
- a CDS encoding sugar ABC transporter permease gives MAPTAAVTLVFVYGFIAWTVYMSFTGSRMMPVYELIGFDAYTRLWQMERWGVSIRNLLVFGGLFMVLNLALGLLLAVLLDQRIRFEGTLRAIFLYPMALSFIVTGTVWKWMLNPGLGLERSVHLLGFTGFKFDWIIDPDYAIYTIVIAGVWQTSGLIMAMFLAALRGVDQDVVKAAYMDGASMPQIYWGIIIPSIRPAFFSAIVVLAHLAVKSFDLVIAMTNGGPGYATDLPSIFMYAMSFQRNNIAVGSATAVMMLCTVMAIVVPYLYSELRPGRRHD, from the coding sequence ATGGCGCCCACCGCCGCGGTGACGCTCGTCTTCGTCTACGGCTTCATCGCGTGGACGGTCTACATGTCCTTCACCGGCTCGCGCATGATGCCGGTCTACGAGCTGATCGGCTTCGATGCCTACACGCGGCTGTGGCAGATGGAGCGCTGGGGCGTCTCGATCCGCAACCTGCTGGTCTTCGGCGGGCTCTTCATGGTGCTCAACCTGGCGCTCGGCCTCTTGCTCGCGGTGCTGCTCGACCAGCGCATCCGCTTCGAGGGCACGCTGCGCGCGATCTTCCTGTACCCGATGGCGCTGAGTTTCATCGTCACCGGCACGGTGTGGAAGTGGATGCTCAACCCGGGCCTCGGGCTCGAGCGCTCGGTGCACCTGCTGGGCTTCACGGGCTTCAAGTTCGACTGGATCATCGACCCCGACTACGCGATCTACACCATCGTGATCGCCGGCGTGTGGCAGACCTCGGGGCTCATCATGGCGATGTTCCTCGCGGCGCTGCGCGGCGTCGACCAGGACGTGGTGAAGGCCGCCTACATGGACGGCGCCTCCATGCCGCAGATCTACTGGGGGATCATCATCCCGTCGATCCGGCCGGCGTTCTTCTCGGCCATCGTGGTGCTCGCCCACTTGGCGGTGAAGAGCTTCGACCTCGTGATCGCCATGACCAACGGTGGCCCGGGCTATGCGACCGACCTGCCGTCGATCTTCATGTACGCGATGAGTTTCCAGCGCAACAACATCGCGGTGGGCTCGGCCACGGCCGTGATGATGCTGTGCACGGTGATGGCGATCGTGGTGCCCTACCTCTACTCGGAGCTGCGGCCGGGGAGGCGACATGACTGA
- a CDS encoding ABC transporter ATP-binding protein codes for MASLELVNVSKSFGRQPIVKDVSLSVEDGEFLVLVGPSGCGKSTLLNLIAGLEPITEGEIRIDRKSVNDVHPKDRDIAMVFQSYALYPNMTVERNITFGLKMRGAAKAERDAALKRVASLLQIEQLLDRKPGQLSGGQRQRVAMGRAMVRDPSIFLFDEPLSNLDAKLRLEMRTEIKRLHQRLGTSAVYVTHDQIEAMTLASRIAVMRDGVLQQCADPKTVYDTPANMFVADFIGSPAMNFLPATLIQQGDVLGVHVGEQGGERAFFPLPRANGRHADRLGGEVVLGLRPEHLAPAEAGQGDAAQFACRVDVVEPTGTDTMLFFDWAGVRMVARTHPNSPVLPGDTVRMVVDTARASVFDPVTGDRI; via the coding sequence GTGGCTTCTCTGGAACTCGTGAACGTGTCGAAGTCCTTCGGGCGCCAGCCCATCGTGAAGGACGTGTCGCTCTCCGTCGAGGATGGCGAATTCCTCGTGCTGGTCGGCCCCTCGGGCTGCGGCAAGTCGACGCTGCTCAACCTCATCGCCGGCCTCGAGCCCATCACCGAAGGCGAGATCCGCATCGACCGCAAGAGCGTCAACGACGTGCACCCGAAGGACCGCGACATCGCGATGGTGTTCCAGTCGTATGCGCTCTACCCGAACATGACGGTCGAGCGCAACATCACCTTCGGCTTGAAGATGCGCGGCGCCGCGAAAGCCGAGCGCGATGCGGCCTTGAAACGCGTGGCCTCGCTGCTGCAGATCGAGCAGCTGCTCGACCGCAAGCCCGGCCAGCTCTCGGGCGGCCAGCGCCAGCGCGTGGCGATGGGCCGCGCGATGGTGCGCGACCCGTCGATCTTCCTCTTCGACGAGCCGCTGTCGAACCTCGACGCCAAGCTGCGCCTGGAGATGCGCACCGAGATCAAGCGCCTGCACCAGCGCCTGGGCACCTCGGCGGTGTACGTCACGCACGACCAGATCGAGGCGATGACGCTCGCGAGCCGCATCGCGGTGATGCGCGACGGCGTGCTGCAGCAGTGTGCCGATCCGAAGACGGTGTACGACACGCCAGCCAACATGTTCGTGGCCGACTTCATCGGCTCGCCGGCCATGAACTTCCTGCCGGCCACGCTCATCCAGCAGGGCGACGTGCTGGGCGTGCACGTGGGCGAGCAGGGCGGCGAGCGGGCCTTCTTCCCACTGCCGCGTGCCAACGGCCGCCATGCCGACCGGCTGGGTGGCGAGGTGGTGCTGGGCCTGCGGCCCGAGCACCTGGCGCCCGCCGAGGCCGGGCAAGGCGATGCGGCGCAGTTCGCGTGCCGCGTCGACGTGGTCGAGCCCACCGGCACCGACACCATGCTCTTCTTCGACTGGGCCGGCGTGCGCATGGTGGCGCGCACACACCCCAACTCGCCGGTGTTGCCGGGCGACACGGTGCGCATGGTGGTCGACACCGCGCGGGCGAGCGTGTTTGACCCCGTGACCGGCGACAGGATCTGA
- a CDS encoding NAD(P)-dependent oxidoreductase, with protein MTHTESLLLVTGAAGKVGQAFIARLLADPGFTHFRVRALCHKRTLPPKPRLEVVKGAMQDRADVDRAMEGVTHVLHLATSKETPDEVMDVAVKGMFWLLEAARTSASLKQFVLVGGDAAIGHFFYPRSAPVTEEIPHSAYPGCYALSKVLEEVMLEQYQIQYGLNGCCLRAPWIMEKDDFKCQLSFGDDVFGGPRWCDLVSKEEAERHRQTGAVPVMLDAEGRPVKRNFVHVDDLVSALLLALDNPRVHQQLLHVCMDEPVDYGELGDYLARTRGLPLVPIRTPYHSTWLDNRKARLLLDWRPRYDLARMVEAAWSYERSPDDPRVVWYPG; from the coding sequence ATGACACACACCGAATCTCTTCTGCTCGTCACTGGCGCGGCCGGCAAGGTCGGCCAGGCCTTCATCGCGCGCCTGCTGGCCGACCCGGGCTTCACGCACTTTCGCGTGCGCGCCTTGTGCCACAAGCGCACGCTGCCGCCGAAGCCCCGGCTGGAGGTGGTGAAAGGCGCGATGCAGGACCGCGCGGACGTCGACCGCGCGATGGAGGGCGTGACCCACGTGCTGCACCTCGCCACCTCGAAGGAAACACCCGACGAGGTGATGGACGTGGCGGTGAAGGGCATGTTCTGGCTGCTGGAGGCGGCGCGGACGAGTGCGAGCCTGAAGCAGTTCGTGCTGGTGGGTGGCGATGCGGCCATCGGCCACTTCTTCTACCCCCGCAGCGCCCCCGTCACCGAGGAGATACCGCACAGCGCCTACCCCGGCTGTTATGCGCTTTCGAAAGTGCTGGAGGAGGTGATGCTCGAGCAGTACCAGATCCAGTACGGGCTCAACGGCTGCTGCCTGCGTGCGCCGTGGATCATGGAGAAGGACGACTTCAAGTGCCAGCTCTCCTTTGGCGACGACGTGTTCGGCGGGCCGCGCTGGTGTGATCTCGTGAGCAAGGAAGAAGCCGAGCGCCACCGGCAGACCGGCGCGGTGCCGGTGATGCTCGACGCCGAAGGCCGGCCGGTGAAGCGCAACTTCGTGCACGTGGACGATCTGGTGTCGGCCCTGCTGCTCGCGCTCGACAACCCGCGCGTGCACCAGCAGCTCCTGCATGTGTGCATGGACGAACCCGTCGACTACGGCGAGCTCGGTGACTACCTGGCGCGCACGCGCGGCCTGCCGCTCGTGCCCATCCGCACGCCCTACCACTCGACCTGGCTCGACAACCGCAAGGCGCGGCTGCTGCTCGACTGGCGGCCGCGATATGACCTCGCGCGCATGGTCGAGGCGGCCTGGTCGTATGAACGTTCACCCGACGACCCGCGCGTGGTGTGGTACCCCGGATGA
- the msrP gene encoding protein-methionine-sulfoxide reductase catalytic subunit MsrP yields the protein MHFHPDRGFHHKVASEITPREVYERRRELLKLIAVGGGGMALAAWAARDAHAQTARPGKLAALPATRSGIAGGVTMDKLTPYSDVISYNNFYEFGTGKGDPVQNAGKLKTRPWTVAVEGEVKKPKVYDIDELLKLAPMEERIYRLRCVEGWSMVIPWVGYSLSELIKRVEPTGNAKFVEFTTLADDRQMPGVGSRVLDWPYVEGLRLDEAMNPLTLMAFGLYGEVLPSQNGAPLRIAVPWKYGFKSGKSIVKIRFTEKQPNTSWNLAAAQEYGFYSNVNPKVDHPRWSQATERRIGEDGVFAKKRPTLMFNGYEPQVGQLYAGMNLVKNY from the coding sequence ATGCATTTCCACCCCGACCGAGGCTTTCACCACAAGGTCGCCTCCGAGATCACCCCTCGCGAGGTCTACGAGCGCCGCCGCGAACTGCTCAAGCTGATCGCCGTCGGCGGTGGCGGCATGGCGCTCGCCGCCTGGGCCGCGCGCGACGCCCATGCCCAGACCGCCCGCCCCGGCAAGCTGGCCGCCCTGCCCGCCACGCGCAGCGGAATCGCCGGCGGCGTGACGATGGACAAGCTCACGCCCTACAGCGACGTCATCAGCTACAACAACTTCTACGAATTCGGCACCGGCAAAGGCGACCCGGTGCAAAACGCCGGCAAGCTCAAGACCCGCCCGTGGACGGTGGCCGTCGAAGGCGAGGTGAAGAAGCCCAAGGTCTACGACATCGACGAGCTGCTCAAGCTCGCGCCGATGGAAGAGCGCATCTACCGCCTGCGCTGCGTCGAAGGCTGGTCGATGGTGATCCCTTGGGTGGGCTATTCGCTGTCGGAGCTCATCAAGCGCGTGGAGCCCACCGGCAACGCCAAGTTCGTCGAGTTCACGACGCTCGCCGACGACCGGCAGATGCCCGGCGTCGGCTCGCGCGTGCTCGACTGGCCGTATGTGGAAGGCCTGCGCCTGGATGAGGCGATGAACCCGCTCACGCTGATGGCCTTCGGCCTCTACGGCGAGGTGCTGCCCAGCCAGAACGGCGCGCCGCTGCGCATCGCCGTGCCCTGGAAATACGGCTTCAAGAGCGGCAAGTCGATCGTCAAGATCCGCTTCACCGAGAAGCAGCCCAACACCTCGTGGAACTTGGCTGCGGCGCAGGAGTACGGTTTCTATTCCAACGTCAACCCAAAGGTCGACCACCCGCGCTGGAGCCAGGCCACCGAGCGGCGCATCGGCGAAGACGGTGTCTTCGCGAAGAAGCGGCCCACGCTGATGTTCAACGGCTACGAGCCGCAGGTGGGGCAGCTCTACGCCGGCATGAACCTGGTCAAGAACTACTGA
- a CDS encoding cytochrome c4 encodes MKPFATLSSLLIACAAGAFFAPAMAATPAAPAKPDPAKGQELSTKVCGACHTADGSRGAPANPILQGQHPEYIVKQLAEFKEGKRANPVMQGMAAPLSDADMKNVAAFYAGVQPKPGFAKSKDTVALGEKIYRGGIAERNVPACSGCHGPTGSGLPSQYPRLRGQHADYTEAQLKAFRDGGRKNSPQMTGVVAKMNDKELKAVSDYIAGMR; translated from the coding sequence ATGAAGCCCTTCGCCACCTTGTCCTCCTTGCTGATTGCTTGTGCTGCGGGTGCCTTCTTCGCACCTGCGATGGCCGCCACCCCGGCCGCCCCCGCCAAGCCCGATCCCGCCAAGGGCCAGGAGCTGTCCACCAAGGTCTGTGGCGCCTGCCACACCGCCGACGGCTCGCGCGGCGCTCCCGCCAACCCCATCCTCCAGGGCCAGCACCCCGAATACATCGTCAAGCAGTTGGCCGAGTTCAAGGAAGGCAAGCGCGCCAACCCGGTCATGCAAGGCATGGCCGCGCCGCTCTCCGACGCCGACATGAAGAACGTGGCCGCCTTCTACGCCGGCGTGCAGCCCAAGCCCGGCTTTGCCAAGAGCAAGGACACCGTCGCCCTGGGCGAGAAGATCTACCGCGGTGGCATCGCCGAGCGCAACGTGCCGGCCTGTTCGGGCTGCCACGGCCCCACGGGCTCGGGCTTGCCCTCGCAGTACCCGCGCCTGCGCGGCCAGCATGCCGACTACACCGAAGCCCAGCTCAAGGCCTTCCGCGACGGTGGCCGCAAGAACAGCCCGCAGATGACCGGCGTGGTCGCCAAGATGAACGACAAGGAGCTGAAGGCCGTGTCGGACTACATCGCCGGCATGCGCTGA
- a CDS encoding carbohydrate ABC transporter substrate-binding protein, translating into MRQASNLLRGAACAVGLCLSGTAVSAAPTVEVLHWMTSGGQAKAMKSLKDDMESQGGKWIDTPVGGGSSEEALTKLRARVLGGDAPSSVQLKGPLIQEWGALGVLQPIDDVAAAGKWEQALPKSVAATMKYKGQWVAAPVNVHRLDWMYANPAVLKKVGITMPATWEQFDTAAAKLKAAGITPLAHGGQAWQDASLWEVIVISVGGPAFHQKALVELDPKALGGETMQKVFDRMRKLRGYVDPNFSGRDWNLATAMIMNGSAGFQIMGDWVKGDMSAAGKQAGRDYVCANPPGTDNAFLFIVDSFAMFKSKDADRLAGQKLFAKLLMEPRFQENFNLAKGSIPVRTDMKLDKFDSCALAASEHMAKTVKSGGFAPSAIHDMAVPMAVKGAMTDVVTKHFNSDMSSAEAAKRLADAVKLARE; encoded by the coding sequence ATGAGGCAAGCAAGCAATCTGCTCAGGGGTGCGGCGTGCGCCGTGGGCCTGTGCCTGAGCGGCACCGCCGTATCGGCCGCGCCCACGGTGGAGGTGCTGCACTGGATGACCTCCGGCGGCCAGGCCAAGGCGATGAAGTCGCTCAAGGACGACATGGAATCGCAGGGCGGCAAATGGATCGACACGCCGGTGGGCGGCGGCAGCAGCGAAGAGGCGCTCACCAAGCTGCGTGCGCGTGTGCTCGGTGGCGACGCGCCGTCGTCGGTGCAGCTCAAGGGCCCGCTGATCCAGGAGTGGGGCGCGCTCGGTGTGCTGCAGCCCATCGACGACGTGGCCGCCGCCGGCAAGTGGGAGCAGGCGCTGCCGAAATCGGTGGCCGCGACCATGAAGTACAAGGGCCAGTGGGTGGCCGCGCCGGTCAACGTGCACCGGCTCGACTGGATGTACGCCAACCCGGCGGTGCTGAAGAAGGTGGGCATCACGATGCCCGCCACCTGGGAGCAGTTCGACACCGCCGCGGCCAAGCTCAAGGCGGCGGGCATCACGCCGCTCGCCCACGGCGGGCAGGCCTGGCAGGACGCCTCGCTCTGGGAGGTGATCGTCATCAGCGTAGGCGGGCCGGCCTTCCACCAGAAGGCGCTGGTCGAGCTCGACCCGAAGGCGCTCGGCGGCGAGACGATGCAGAAGGTGTTCGACCGCATGCGCAAGCTGCGTGGCTACGTCGACCCCAACTTCTCGGGCCGCGACTGGAACCTCGCCACCGCGATGATCATGAACGGCAGCGCCGGGTTCCAGATCATGGGCGACTGGGTGAAAGGCGACATGAGCGCGGCGGGCAAGCAGGCGGGCCGCGACTACGTCTGCGCCAACCCGCCGGGCACCGACAACGCGTTCCTCTTCATCGTCGACAGCTTCGCGATGTTCAAGAGCAAGGACGCCGACCGCCTGGCCGGGCAGAAGCTCTTCGCCAAGCTCCTGATGGAGCCGCGCTTCCAGGAGAACTTCAACCTCGCCAAGGGTTCGATCCCGGTGCGCACTGACATGAAGCTCGACAAGTTCGACAGCTGCGCGCTCGCGGCCAGCGAACACATGGCCAAGACGGTGAAGTCGGGCGGCTTCGCGCCCTCGGCCATCCACGACATGGCGGTGCCGATGGCGGTGAAGGGCGCGATGACCGACGTGGTCACCAAGCACTTCAACTCCGACATGAGTTCGGCTGAAGCGGCGAAGCGACTGGCCGATGCGGTCAAGCTGGCGCGGGAGTGA
- a CDS encoding ABC transporter substrate-binding protein, with the protein MKPNRRTLLAMAATLALGAHGVSLAAKKLVIGFAQTGAESEWRTANTESIKQAAKDAGVELKFSDAQQKQENQIKAIRSFIAQKVDVIILAPLVTTGWDTVLMEAKRAKIPVILESRNVEVKDTSTWTTFVGSDFVEEGRRAARWLLDHTKSTQGDVNIVELQGTVGSDPANDRKKGFEEVIKTNPRYKIIRSQTGDFTRAKGKEVMEAFLKADAKKINVLYAHNDDMAIGAIQAIEEAGLKPGKDILVIGVDAVKGAFEAMIAGKMNVSVECSPLLGPQLMDASKKAAAGEPLPRWIKTIEGVFPAEVAAKEFPNRKY; encoded by the coding sequence TTGAAACCGAATCGCCGCACGCTGCTGGCGATGGCGGCCACCCTGGCCCTGGGCGCGCATGGCGTGTCGCTCGCGGCCAAGAAACTCGTGATCGGCTTTGCGCAGACCGGCGCCGAAAGCGAGTGGCGCACGGCCAACACCGAGTCCATCAAGCAGGCGGCCAAGGACGCTGGCGTGGAGCTCAAGTTCTCGGATGCGCAGCAGAAGCAGGAGAACCAGATCAAGGCCATCCGAAGCTTCATTGCGCAGAAGGTCGACGTGATCATCCTCGCGCCGCTCGTGACCACCGGCTGGGACACGGTGCTGATGGAAGCGAAGCGCGCCAAGATCCCGGTGATCCTGGAAAGCCGCAACGTGGAGGTGAAGGACACCTCGACCTGGACCACCTTCGTCGGCTCCGACTTCGTGGAGGAAGGGCGGCGTGCGGCGCGCTGGCTGCTCGATCACACCAAGTCGACGCAGGGCGACGTCAACATCGTCGAGCTGCAGGGCACGGTGGGCTCCGACCCGGCCAACGACCGCAAGAAGGGCTTCGAGGAGGTCATCAAGACCAACCCGCGCTACAAGATCATCCGCTCGCAGACCGGCGACTTCACCCGTGCCAAGGGCAAGGAGGTGATGGAAGCCTTCCTCAAGGCCGACGCGAAGAAGATCAACGTGCTCTACGCGCACAACGACGACATGGCCATCGGCGCCATCCAGGCCATCGAGGAAGCCGGGCTCAAGCCGGGCAAGGACATCCTCGTCATCGGCGTCGATGCAGTGAAGGGTGCCTTCGAAGCCATGATCGCCGGCAAGATGAACGTGAGCGTGGAGTGCAGTCCGCTGCTCGGGCCGCAGCTCATGGACGCATCGAAGAAGGCCGCGGCCGGCGAACCGCTGCCGCGCTGGATCAAGACGATCGAGGGAGTCTTCCCCGCCGAGGTGGCGGCCAAGGAATTCCCGAACCGGAAGTACTGA